A single window of Malus sylvestris chromosome 5, drMalSylv7.2, whole genome shotgun sequence DNA harbors:
- the LOC126623262 gene encoding F-box/kelch-repeat protein OR23-like produces MTRFPPPSPPPSSSSSLLIPTDESLTLIPGLPNDVSALILSFIPFSHQARLRPTCKSWRLFLSSKTLIALRQTHHRSNLSHLLCVFPQDPSVAAPFLFDPRTLAWCPLPPMPCNPHVYGLCNFTSLSIGPHLYVIGGSLFDTRSFPIDRPSPSSAVFRFDFSTSSWSFLAPMLTPRGSFACAAVPNSGEILVAGGGSRHTLFSAAGSRMSSVERYDIGRNEWVAMDGLPGFRAGCAGFFVGDGEEREFWVMGGYGESRTISGVFPVDEHYRDAVVMELKNGNGGCRWREVGEMWEAGERMRLGKTVVVEDGDDRSRPAVFMLDRNVIFRYDMASNRWRKESRLPRQVPCDSEFGFVVLDGELHVITLLKAVEPAEIRRSRLRKRAGTLYIQIYHPKKKTWRSLITKSPFNYGLDFNTAVMSTIRL; encoded by the exons ATGACCCGATTTCCACCTccatctcctcctccttcttcttcctcttcgctATTGATTCCGACCGACGaatccctaaccctaattcccGGCCTCCCAAACGACGTCTCTGCGTTGATCCTCTCCTTCATCCCCTTCTCCCACCAGGCCCGTCTCCGACCCACCTGCAAATCATGGAGGCTCTTCCTCTCCTCCAAAACCCTAATCGCCCTCCGCCAGACCCACCACCGCAGCAACCTCTCCCACCTCCTCTGCGTCTTCCCCCAGGACCCCTCCGTCGCCGCCCCTTTCCTCTTCGATCCCCGAACCCTAGCCTGGTGCCCCCTCCCGCCCATGCCCTGCAACCCCCACGTCTACGGACTCTGCAACTTCACCTCCCTCTCCATTGGGCCCCATCTCTACGTCATCGGCGGCTCGCTCTTCGACACTCGTTCGTTTCCGATCGACCGCCCCTCGCCGTCCTCCGCGGTCTTCCGATTTGACTTCAGCACTTCCTCGTGGAGCTTCCTCGCTCCTATGCTCACGCCGCGCGGAAGTTTCGCCTGCGCCGCGGTTCCAAATTCGGGAGAGATTCTCGTCGCTGGCGGCGGCTCCCGGCACACTCTGTTCAGCGCGGCTGGAAGCCGAATGAGCTCAGTCGAGCGGTATGACATTGGTAGAAATGAATGGGTTGCAATGGACGGGTTGCCAGGTTTTCGGGCTGGGTGCGCGGGGTTCTTTGTTGGGGATGGCGAGGAGAGGGAGTTCTGGGTTATGGGTGGGTACGGCGAGTCCAGAACAATATCAGGGGTTTTTCCGGTGGACGAGCATTACAGAGACGCTGTGGTAATGGAATTGAAGAATGGGAATGGTGGTTGCAGGTGGCGAGAGGTTGGAGAGATGTGGGAAGCAGGGGAGAGGATGAGACTGGGCAAAACTGTTGTCGTGGAAGATGGCGATGATCGCAGTCGACCTGCTGTTTTCATGCTTGATCGGAATGTTATATTCAG ATACGACATGGCTTCAAACCGTTGGCGTAAGGAATCACGTCTACCAAGACAGGTCCCATGCGACTCAGAATTTGGATTCGTTGTATTGGATGGAGAGTTGCATGTAATAACCCTTTTGAAGGCAGTTGAACCAGCAGAAATCCGCAGGTCACGACTGCGTAAGAGAGCAGGAACACTTTACATCCAAATCTACCATCCAAAGAAGAAGACATGGAGATCTCTCATAACAAAGTCACCTTTCAATTACGGCTTGGATTTCAATACTGCAGTTATGAGCACCATTCGCCTGTGA